From a region of the Labrenzia sp. CE80 genome:
- a CDS encoding cytosine deaminase gives MAAVLGVDAQDDVLLRNATVPACLLPPDLAGIDAGALLSMDIGVVAGRIVSISPAGELEGSDGRSFDLDGGMVLPTLVDMHTHLDKGHIWPRRQNPDGTFLSALNAVGEDRVASWTADDVRARMEFGLRSAYVHGTSVIRTHIDSLPPQDEISWPVFVELRDKWKDRILLQGSCLFGVDRLIDHPGYLDSIADRVLASEGVLGAVTYMVPGLDDHLDAIFKAAIERGLSLDFHVDETKDPDSRTLKHIAEAAIRSGYDGKIVCGHCCSLARQQPDEIDATLDLVAKASIGVVSLPMCNMYLQDREQGRTPRWRGVTLLHEMKARGIPVAVSSDNTRDPFYAYGDLDLIEVYAQATRILQLDHPISDWISTVSYGAAEMLNVDAGRLTIGAAADLILFRARDWSELLSRPTGAREVLREGRTVADALPDYRELDHLMTKHGAA, from the coding sequence ATGGCTGCCGTTTTGGGAGTGGATGCGCAGGACGATGTTCTTCTGCGCAACGCAACTGTGCCTGCCTGCTTGTTGCCGCCGGACTTGGCGGGAATTGATGCAGGGGCCTTGTTGTCGATGGATATCGGCGTTGTTGCAGGACGCATTGTGAGCATCTCCCCGGCTGGCGAGCTGGAAGGTTCAGATGGGCGAAGCTTTGATCTTGATGGCGGCATGGTGTTGCCAACCCTGGTCGATATGCACACGCACTTGGACAAGGGCCATATCTGGCCACGACGCCAAAACCCTGACGGGACGTTTCTCAGCGCCTTGAACGCGGTTGGTGAGGACCGCGTTGCCTCATGGACGGCAGACGATGTCCGAGCCCGCATGGAGTTCGGCCTTCGCAGCGCTTATGTTCATGGCACGTCAGTCATCCGAACCCACATCGATAGTCTGCCCCCGCAGGATGAAATCTCCTGGCCGGTGTTCGTGGAGCTTCGGGATAAGTGGAAAGACCGGATCCTCTTGCAGGGCTCGTGCCTTTTTGGTGTTGATCGCCTGATTGACCATCCGGGCTACCTGGACAGTATTGCCGACAGGGTTCTGGCCTCAGAAGGCGTCCTTGGTGCAGTCACCTATATGGTGCCAGGGCTCGATGATCATTTGGATGCAATCTTCAAGGCTGCGATCGAGCGGGGACTTTCGTTGGACTTCCATGTCGATGAAACAAAGGATCCCGACTCGCGAACCTTGAAACACATTGCTGAGGCAGCCATCCGATCAGGATATGATGGCAAGATCGTGTGCGGTCATTGTTGTTCGCTGGCACGCCAGCAGCCTGACGAAATCGACGCAACTCTTGATCTGGTCGCCAAGGCCAGCATTGGCGTGGTGTCTTTGCCCATGTGTAATATGTATCTGCAGGATCGGGAGCAGGGTAGGACGCCCCGCTGGCGAGGCGTTACTCTGTTGCATGAAATGAAGGCGAGAGGCATTCCGGTCGCTGTCTCCTCCGACAACACGCGTGATCCTTTTTATGCCTATGGTGACCTCGATTTGATCGAAGTCTATGCGCAAGCGACCCGAATCCTTCAACTTGATCATCCGATCTCTGACTGGATTTCAACGGTGTCCTATGGCGCTGCCGAGATGCTGAACGTGGATGCAGGGCGTCTGACGATTGGTGCGGCAGCGGATCTGATCCTATTCAGAGCGCGCGATTGGAGTGAATTGCTGTCACGCCCGACTGGCGCACGCGAGGTGCTGCGCGAGGGGCGTACAGTCGCAGACGCCCTACCAGACTATCGGGAACTGGACCATTTGATGACGAAGCACGGAGCCGCATGA
- a CDS encoding ABC transporter permease translates to MTVLTEHAVAVPENSGQAVPLDPLEVSKARAAKIERQGRWILPVLILLISIVLWDRICVWNEIPHYILPRPILVYEALLADWPILSIALLNTLKITLGAMLIATFGGLALAVLFTQSKWIEISFFPFAVILQVTPIIAIAPLIFIYVDSVEVGLLICAWIVAFFPVLSNTTLGLNSADHNLRNLFQMYGATRWQTLRYLRLPAAMPYFLGGLRIAGGLSLIGAIVAEFVAGSAGSGSGLANQILESSYRLNIPRMFAALILISGTGIVIFLLMNFLSHVFLHKWHESALKREN, encoded by the coding sequence ATGACTGTTCTGACTGAACATGCTGTCGCTGTGCCCGAAAATTCCGGGCAAGCCGTGCCGCTTGACCCGTTGGAGGTCTCCAAAGCGCGCGCGGCGAAAATCGAACGCCAGGGTCGCTGGATCCTTCCAGTCCTAATTCTTCTGATCTCCATCGTTCTTTGGGATCGGATTTGCGTCTGGAACGAGATACCGCACTATATTCTGCCGCGCCCAATTCTCGTCTATGAGGCGTTGCTCGCCGACTGGCCTATCCTTTCGATTGCGCTTTTGAACACGCTCAAGATTACGCTTGGCGCGATGCTTATCGCCACATTCGGAGGACTGGCGCTTGCGGTGCTTTTCACACAATCCAAGTGGATCGAGATCTCCTTCTTCCCCTTTGCCGTGATCCTGCAGGTGACGCCAATCATCGCAATCGCGCCGTTGATCTTCATCTATGTCGACTCCGTTGAGGTCGGTCTGTTGATCTGTGCCTGGATCGTCGCCTTCTTTCCCGTCCTGTCGAACACGACGCTGGGCCTGAATTCCGCGGATCATAACCTGCGCAATCTCTTTCAGATGTATGGTGCGACACGCTGGCAAACTCTCCGCTATCTGCGGCTTCCAGCGGCGATGCCTTACTTCCTGGGTGGCTTGCGTATTGCCGGTGGACTGTCGCTTATCGGTGCGATTGTCGCCGAGTTTGTGGCAGGATCGGCGGGGTCCGGTTCCGGTCTGGCCAACCAGATCCTCGAGTCCAGCTACCGCTTGAATATTCCGCGCATGTTTGCAGCTCTGATCCTCATCTCGGGGACTGGCATCGTGATCTTCCTGCTGATGAATTTCCTCTCGCATGTTTTTCTGCACAAGTGGCATGAGAGCGCCTTGAAGCGGGAGAACTGA
- a CDS encoding MFS transporter yields MHIKRARHAVGMVFLLLGTLIGVWATRIPDFKLMLDVDESGFGLVLLAMALGAVLGFPIAGYLIDRFGAASMSKVFAVSILIGFAILPFGTSVAVILPLMLVVGFCIGTLDVAMNGWGAEVEKELGRPVMSSYHGLYSLGAGVGAGAGALALWYDLDLLQHFAGWSLLMAIPLVYALRTPWTSEKTGPGGKRPPFVAIPKGGLFFVGIMALIAALGEGAVTDWAALYQIQELGFDSSEAAVGFAVFSVAMVIMRFCGDQVIARFGAVPVARTSGIAAALGCALLVWGESIWMIWGGCAVMGLGNAVIFPLAMSRAAADPTMSKGAALASVATLGYGAFLFGPPILGFIGDAFSLRASFALVAILALLIAGLAGALKVRS; encoded by the coding sequence ATGCATATCAAACGTGCCCGGCACGCCGTCGGGATGGTCTTTCTGCTATTGGGAACCCTTATTGGCGTCTGGGCGACGCGCATCCCCGACTTCAAGCTGATGCTTGATGTCGACGAGAGCGGATTTGGCCTGGTTCTTCTGGCGATGGCCCTCGGCGCTGTGCTTGGGTTCCCAATAGCTGGTTATTTGATTGACCGGTTCGGCGCTGCGTCAATGTCTAAGGTCTTCGCGGTCAGCATTCTGATCGGCTTCGCGATCTTGCCATTCGGCACGTCTGTGGCGGTGATTTTGCCGCTGATGCTGGTGGTCGGTTTTTGCATCGGGACACTGGATGTTGCGATGAATGGCTGGGGCGCTGAAGTTGAAAAGGAATTGGGCCGGCCAGTGATGTCGTCCTATCATGGGCTTTACAGTCTCGGAGCAGGAGTCGGTGCCGGAGCAGGAGCGCTTGCGCTCTGGTATGACCTGGATCTTCTGCAGCACTTTGCCGGTTGGTCACTTCTGATGGCTATCCCACTTGTGTATGCTCTGAGGACGCCCTGGACATCAGAGAAAACAGGACCAGGCGGAAAAAGACCCCCGTTTGTCGCAATTCCGAAGGGTGGCTTGTTTTTCGTCGGGATCATGGCCCTGATCGCAGCGCTGGGCGAGGGGGCTGTTACGGATTGGGCTGCACTTTATCAGATCCAGGAGCTTGGCTTTGACAGCTCCGAGGCCGCGGTCGGATTTGCCGTGTTCTCAGTTGCCATGGTGATCATGAGGTTTTGCGGCGACCAGGTGATCGCGCGCTTTGGGGCCGTTCCAGTTGCGCGCACCAGCGGCATTGCAGCAGCTCTGGGCTGCGCACTTTTGGTCTGGGGTGAAAGCATCTGGATGATCTGGGGGGGCTGTGCTGTCATGGGCCTTGGAAATGCAGTCATCTTTCCCTTGGCCATGTCGCGGGCCGCCGCTGATCCAACGATGTCCAAAGGAGCAGCACTGGCGTCCGTTGCAACGCTCGGCTACGGCGCCTTTCTGTTCGGGCCGCCCATACTGGGTTTCATTGGTGACGCGTTTTCGCTGAGAGCCTCTTTTGCGCTGGTTGCCATACTCGCGCTTTTGATCGCAGGTCTTGCAGGAGCATTGAAGGTTCGATCCTGA
- a CDS encoding ABC transporter ATP-binding protein: MTAKVSESGQGARASSPAIVSLNQISKTFSNGTIALREMSLDIRQGEFVTLLGPSGCGKSTVLRILTSLTSPTTGRVEWPMEQSGQDEHEMSFVFQEPTLMPWATVFGNVWLPLRLKGISKKQAHDRVMEALEMVGLAGFSESYPRELSGGMKMRVSIARALVTKPKVLLMDEPFAALDEITRFKLNNDILHLWETFGWTVVFVTHSVFESVYLSNRIVVMAARPGRVVNDMTLDAPYPRGDEFRTSAEYGDYCRTVSDALHAAMDANDHL; this comes from the coding sequence ATGACAGCCAAGGTATCGGAGTCGGGGCAGGGCGCTAGGGCGTCCTCTCCCGCCATCGTTTCTCTCAACCAGATCTCCAAAACCTTTTCCAACGGCACCATTGCCTTGCGGGAAATGTCCCTGGACATCCGACAGGGTGAATTCGTTACGTTGCTGGGCCCGTCAGGGTGCGGCAAGTCAACGGTGCTTAGGATATTGACCAGTCTGACCAGTCCGACAACCGGGCGGGTCGAGTGGCCGATGGAGCAAAGCGGCCAAGACGAGCACGAAATGAGCTTCGTCTTCCAGGAGCCGACCTTGATGCCCTGGGCGACCGTGTTCGGCAACGTCTGGCTTCCGCTTCGGTTGAAGGGCATTTCCAAAAAGCAGGCTCATGATCGGGTCATGGAAGCACTTGAAATGGTGGGGCTGGCCGGTTTTTCGGAAAGCTACCCGCGTGAGCTTTCGGGCGGCATGAAAATGCGTGTCTCGATCGCGCGGGCGCTGGTGACCAAGCCAAAGGTTCTCCTGATGGATGAGCCTTTTGCGGCACTGGACGAGATCACTCGCTTCAAGCTGAACAACGACATCCTGCATCTTTGGGAAACCTTCGGCTGGACCGTTGTCTTTGTCACTCACTCGGTTTTCGAGTCTGTGTATCTGTCCAACCGGATCGTGGTGATGGCCGCCCGTCCAGGACGTGTGGTCAACGACATGACCCTTGATGCACCCTATCCGCGCGGTGATGAATTCCGGACGTCTGCGGAGTACGGAGACTATTGCCGGACCGTGTCCGATGCGCTTCACGCCGCCATGGATGCCAACGACCACCTGTAA
- a CDS encoding RidA family protein yields the protein MPKPLTPETIRKPFARYSHGVEVPADHRIVFASGQLGISSDDSIPADVESQTRLCFENISAILAEAGMDLSDLVRINAYVTGREHLPGYMKTRDEFTADPPPASTLMIVSGFAREEFVVEVEVIAAKPCRNSFAIRSE from the coding sequence ATGCCCAAACCGCTGACACCTGAAACAATCCGAAAACCCTTCGCCCGCTACAGCCACGGCGTTGAAGTGCCCGCTGACCATCGCATCGTCTTCGCCTCTGGCCAACTTGGAATTTCAAGCGATGACAGCATCCCGGCAGATGTCGAGAGCCAGACGCGTTTGTGCTTTGAGAACATCTCGGCGATCCTTGCAGAGGCGGGGATGGACCTCTCCGATCTCGTCCGTATCAACGCCTATGTCACCGGTCGTGAGCATCTCCCTGGCTACATGAAGACACGGGATGAATTCACCGCAGACCCACCACCAGCATCGACTTTGATGATCGTCTCGGGCTTTGCCCGCGAAGAGTTCGTCGTCGAAGTTGAAGTGATCGCGGCAAAGCCCTGTCGAAACTCATTCGCCATTCGGTCTGAGTGA
- a CDS encoding NAD(P)H-dependent oxidoreductase: MRVLVLFAHPVETSFGAALHQQVLSSLQDAGREVDDCDLYGDDFDPRLTREERLGYHELDTNTSSVADYVERLQKAEALVIVTPVWNFGYPAILKGFFDRVFLPGVSFEMKDGKVAPCLHNIKKLAVVTTYGGSRLRAFLVGDPPRKIATRVLRATIKPAAPISYHALYDMNRRTPAQREAFLALVAAKMEAF; encoded by the coding sequence ATGCGGGTTTTGGTGTTATTCGCGCATCCAGTCGAAACGAGCTTTGGCGCAGCTCTCCATCAACAAGTGCTTAGCTCGCTTCAGGACGCGGGGCGCGAGGTTGATGATTGCGATCTCTACGGCGATGATTTCGACCCGCGCCTGACGCGAGAGGAACGGCTCGGCTATCATGAGCTCGATACCAATACGAGTTCGGTTGCCGACTATGTTGAGCGGTTGCAGAAGGCCGAGGCGCTGGTGATCGTGACGCCGGTCTGGAACTTTGGTTATCCGGCAATCCTCAAAGGATTTTTTGATCGGGTGTTCTTGCCTGGGGTGTCGTTCGAGATGAAAGACGGCAAGGTTGCGCCATGTTTGCATAACATTAAGAAGTTGGCGGTGGTCACGACCTATGGTGGCTCGAGATTAAGGGCTTTTCTGGTGGGAGACCCGCCGCGCAAGATTGCCACGCGGGTTCTTCGTGCGACCATCAAGCCGGCAGCGCCCATTTCCTATCATGCTCTTTATGACATGAACCGGCGGACGCCAGCTCAGCGCGAAGCGTTTCTGGCTCTGGTGGCAGCCAAAATGGAGGCATTTTGA
- a CDS encoding FAD-binding oxidoreductase has product MSTLEKLKAELDGLQIEDNPQIVKQKSRDFFWYSPVLKHQLENVSAELVVTPKTEDEIVQVLKACYAHDVAVTTRGAGTGNYGQAMPLAGGVILNLAEMNKVKEIRPGVVVAEAGAIISTIDDECRAHSGQELRLHPSTYRTATIGGFIAGGSGGVGSINWGGLRDAGNVIRLRVLTMEAEPRVLEMTGEDLQKVMHAYGTNGVITEVEMPLTASYDWVDVLVGFDAFMDSVHFADALGNQDGLLLKEIAPIAAPVPHDYFLRHQKFIRKDQSVVVCMVAPFAMDAFAAFVARNGEASILYRSDTADEGVKKGLPPAYELAWNHTTLRGLRVDPNVTYLQVLYPYPNQVEKVRTMVELLGDEVPAHLEYVRFDGKVTCFGLPIVRYSSEDRLNEIIKLHEDNGCPIFNPHRYTLEEGGMKQTDAVQLAFKKEADPKGLLNPGKMIAWEDPSYDYSSEKLFLFPGLQTG; this is encoded by the coding sequence ATGAGTACTCTTGAGAAGCTCAAAGCCGAGCTTGACGGCTTGCAGATTGAAGACAACCCACAGATCGTCAAACAGAAAAGCCGTGACTTTTTCTGGTACTCGCCAGTGCTAAAGCATCAGCTTGAAAACGTTTCCGCCGAGCTGGTGGTCACGCCGAAAACCGAAGACGAGATCGTTCAGGTGCTGAAGGCGTGTTACGCCCACGATGTCGCGGTCACAACGCGCGGTGCCGGCACGGGAAACTATGGTCAGGCGATGCCGTTGGCGGGTGGAGTCATTCTCAACCTTGCCGAGATGAACAAGGTCAAGGAAATTCGCCCAGGGGTCGTTGTCGCCGAGGCCGGGGCGATCATTTCCACGATCGATGATGAATGCCGGGCTCATTCAGGTCAGGAACTCCGCCTGCATCCGTCGACCTACCGAACTGCGACCATTGGTGGTTTCATCGCTGGCGGGTCCGGCGGTGTCGGGTCGATCAATTGGGGTGGCTTGCGCGATGCTGGCAACGTCATCCGGCTCCGTGTTCTGACCATGGAAGCCGAGCCCCGGGTTCTGGAGATGACGGGCGAAGACCTTCAGAAGGTCATGCATGCCTATGGCACGAATGGTGTAATCACAGAGGTCGAGATGCCATTGACGGCGTCTTATGACTGGGTGGACGTGCTGGTCGGTTTCGACGCGTTTATGGACAGTGTTCATTTCGCAGATGCGCTTGGAAACCAGGATGGTCTGCTGCTGAAGGAGATCGCGCCGATTGCAGCGCCAGTTCCGCATGACTATTTCTTGCGGCACCAAAAGTTCATACGAAAGGATCAGTCCGTCGTTGTCTGTATGGTCGCGCCGTTCGCGATGGATGCTTTTGCGGCCTTCGTCGCGCGCAATGGTGAGGCTTCTATTCTTTACCGCTCGGACACCGCCGATGAAGGCGTCAAGAAGGGTCTGCCGCCCGCCTATGAATTGGCCTGGAACCACACCACCCTGCGTGGTCTGCGTGTCGACCCGAATGTGACCTACCTTCAGGTTCTCTATCCCTATCCGAACCAGGTGGAAAAAGTTCGTACGATGGTCGAGCTGCTTGGTGATGAGGTGCCGGCGCATCTCGAGTATGTTCGGTTCGATGGCAAAGTGACCTGCTTCGGCCTGCCGATCGTCCGCTACAGCAGCGAAGACCGGCTGAACGAGATCATCAAGCTTCACGAGGACAACGGGTGTCCGATCTTTAACCCGCACCGGTACACCCTCGAAGAGGGCGGGATGAAGCAGACCGACGCTGTTCAGCTTGCCTTCAAGAAAGAGGCTGACCCAAAGGGCCTGCTCAACCCGGGCAAGATGATTGCATGGGAGGATCCCTCCTACGACTATTCATCTGAAAAGCTCTTTCTTTTTCCCGGATTGCAAACCGGATAG
- a CDS encoding 8-oxoguanine deaminase translates to MRLWIKDPIAILAEGAERGVVVEDGVIVELIGTGKDPMLPVDQTFDASRHVITPGLVNTHHHFFQTLTRAHPDAINKELFPWLHSLYPIWAKNVTPENFRLGTRLALTELMMSGCTAASDHHYLFPDGLESAMDIQAEEAERVGLRMTLTRGSMNLSQKDGGLPPDTVVQDEDTILTDCERVLSKYHDTSKGAKLQVALAPCAPFTVTKRLMQESVSLAEKYDCRLHTHLGETIDEDDYCLEKFNCRPVDYLEECGWLNERVWLAHGIHFNDDEVKRLGHACVGVCHCPTSNMVLASGQCRTKELEAAGCPVGLGVDGSASNDNSNLIESVRHALMINRLTYDAASVTHFDAFRWATEGSARCLGREDIGAIKLGMMADMAFYTLDELRFSGAGDPIAALVLCGAHTADRVMIGGDWTVVDGIPTSIDIAELRYEHGSAAKRFLESL, encoded by the coding sequence ATGCGTTTGTGGATCAAAGACCCCATTGCAATTCTAGCCGAAGGTGCCGAACGCGGCGTTGTCGTTGAAGACGGCGTCATCGTTGAATTGATCGGCACAGGCAAAGACCCGATGCTGCCGGTCGACCAGACCTTCGACGCGTCCCGACATGTGATCACACCAGGTCTCGTGAACACGCATCATCACTTCTTTCAGACGTTGACCCGAGCTCATCCGGACGCGATCAACAAGGAACTTTTTCCCTGGCTTCACTCGCTCTACCCGATCTGGGCCAAGAACGTTACGCCCGAGAACTTCCGCCTTGGCACGCGCCTCGCACTGACGGAGCTCATGATGTCCGGTTGCACGGCCGCATCGGATCATCACTATCTCTTTCCGGACGGGCTGGAATCCGCCATGGACATCCAGGCCGAGGAAGCTGAACGCGTCGGCCTTCGCATGACCCTCACCCGTGGCTCCATGAACCTCAGCCAGAAGGATGGCGGACTGCCGCCTGATACGGTCGTCCAGGACGAAGACACGATCCTGACAGACTGCGAGCGGGTCCTGTCCAAGTACCACGACACATCCAAGGGGGCAAAGCTACAGGTTGCGCTTGCTCCCTGCGCGCCCTTCACGGTCACCAAACGCCTGATGCAGGAAAGCGTGAGCCTCGCAGAGAAATACGACTGTCGTCTTCATACCCATCTCGGCGAGACCATCGACGAAGACGACTATTGTCTCGAGAAATTCAATTGCCGGCCAGTCGACTATCTTGAGGAGTGCGGGTGGCTGAACGAGCGCGTCTGGCTCGCCCATGGCATTCACTTCAACGACGACGAGGTCAAGCGTCTGGGACATGCCTGCGTTGGTGTATGCCACTGCCCAACGTCGAATATGGTCCTTGCCTCCGGTCAGTGTCGGACCAAGGAGCTTGAAGCCGCCGGCTGTCCTGTGGGCCTTGGAGTGGATGGCTCCGCGTCCAATGACAATTCCAATTTGATCGAAAGCGTACGCCACGCCCTCATGATCAACCGCCTGACCTATGACGCAGCTTCCGTGACGCACTTTGACGCCTTTCGCTGGGCGACCGAAGGCTCGGCGCGATGCCTGGGACGCGAAGATATCGGCGCCATCAAGCTTGGCATGATGGCCGATATGGCCTTCTACACTTTGGATGAGCTTCGATTCTCAGGAGCAGGTGATCCTATCGCCGCGCTCGTTCTCTGCGGTGCGCATACCGCTGACCGTGTTATGATTGGCGGCGACTGGACCGTCGTCGACGGCATCCCGACAAGCATCGACATTGCGGAACTTCGCTACGAACATGGCTCTGCCGCAAAACGGTTTCTCGAAAGCCTCTGA
- a CDS encoding putative metalloprotease CJM1_0395 family protein, with the protein MFPKDAGATLILMLSVISTFPAQTGLRGTGAVRGQDENQEKQQASQVVQEEARSSVGRSQAAARAGAVSPLSSEAVLALQLVDDTQSDSKRGGGTQGSVQSLASPSEGTAGTADNPDDLNAGSASDQEDAGGASGRGQNAVASPGVAQSSSSGEAEEDPDGDGLTEAEEKQVEELKQRDREVRAHEQAHARVGGPYAGAPTYTFQQGPDGGRYAIGGEVQIDTSVERTAEATIRKMQIVIRAATAPAEPSSQDLKVAQQARSQLAAAQAEARAEAAEELSGDDETSGPGNQDVANADTVQPTAPSASEQADTGPGRDGSDEQHAGDNERSADARKDAERAFRLYQAASDSLFGLAGNNSSGAGLAAIA; encoded by the coding sequence ATGTTTCCGAAAGACGCAGGGGCAACGCTTATCCTCATGCTCAGCGTCATTTCGACATTTCCAGCCCAAACCGGTCTGAGAGGAACCGGTGCGGTGCGTGGCCAGGATGAAAACCAGGAGAAGCAACAGGCTTCTCAGGTGGTTCAGGAGGAGGCACGTTCTTCTGTTGGCCGGTCGCAGGCAGCTGCTCGAGCCGGTGCTGTTTCTCCCTTGAGCTCCGAAGCTGTCCTTGCGCTGCAGTTGGTTGATGATACGCAAAGTGACAGCAAACGCGGTGGCGGGACGCAAGGCTCTGTTCAGAGTTTGGCGAGCCCGTCAGAGGGTACAGCAGGCACCGCTGACAATCCTGATGATCTAAATGCCGGGTCGGCATCAGATCAGGAAGACGCCGGAGGAGCTTCAGGTAGGGGGCAAAATGCAGTTGCTTCGCCCGGCGTTGCCCAGTCTTCCTCCAGCGGAGAGGCGGAAGAAGATCCTGACGGGGATGGACTGACCGAAGCGGAAGAAAAACAGGTCGAAGAGCTGAAGCAGCGGGACCGTGAGGTTCGTGCGCATGAGCAAGCGCATGCGCGTGTTGGAGGCCCCTATGCCGGGGCGCCAACCTATACTTTCCAGCAGGGGCCGGATGGCGGTCGCTATGCCATTGGCGGTGAGGTCCAGATCGATACGTCTGTCGAAAGAACGGCCGAGGCGACCATCCGAAAGATGCAGATCGTCATTCGTGCGGCGACTGCGCCGGCGGAGCCTTCATCGCAGGATCTCAAGGTTGCTCAGCAGGCGCGCTCGCAGTTGGCGGCTGCCCAAGCGGAAGCAAGAGCGGAGGCGGCGGAAGAGCTTTCCGGTGACGATGAAACCTCCGGGCCTGGCAATCAGGATGTCGCAAACGCTGACACTGTACAGCCGACTGCTCCGAGCGCCAGTGAACAAGCGGACACTGGACCAGGGCGCGATGGGTCGGATGAGCAACACGCAGGGGATAATGAGCGCAGTGCCGATGCGCGGAAAGATGCTGAAAGAGCATTCCGTCTTTATCAGGCTGCCAGCGACAGCCTGTTCGGCCTGGCTGGCAATAACTCGAGCGGTGCAGGGCTCGCTGCGATCGCTTAA
- a CDS encoding ABC transporter substrate-binding protein — MRILKSFGVAFAALSVSTSAFALEKVSFGTNWVAQAEHGGYYQAVADGTYEACGLEVEIKPGGPQANNRILLPVGKIDFLMGGNMLQAFSAVEQGIPTTVVAAHFQKEPQVLLTHPDAGHDTWESLKDINLLIGKGGLNSYYQWMIAEFGFSADQVRPYTYNSAPFLADKDLGQQGYITSEPFAIEKEGGFKPNIFLIADYGYDSYGTTVETRTELIENKPEVVKCFVDGSALGWVNFLYGDNAKALELIKKDNPGMSDEQLAFSIEKMKEYGIVDSGDSLTMGIGAMTDERNKSFFDKMVEAGVVSADVDVSKAYTLEFVNAGVGVDLKKKLAGN, encoded by the coding sequence ATGCGTATTCTCAAGTCCTTTGGCGTGGCTTTTGCCGCCCTGTCAGTTTCAACCAGCGCCTTTGCGCTCGAGAAAGTTTCTTTCGGCACCAACTGGGTCGCCCAGGCCGAGCACGGCGGCTACTACCAGGCTGTCGCCGATGGCACCTATGAAGCTTGTGGTCTCGAAGTCGAGATCAAGCCGGGTGGGCCTCAAGCAAACAACCGTATTCTGCTTCCTGTCGGAAAGATCGACTTCCTCATGGGCGGCAACATGCTGCAGGCGTTTTCCGCTGTCGAGCAAGGCATTCCGACAACAGTGGTTGCCGCACATTTCCAGAAGGAACCGCAGGTTCTTCTGACGCATCCGGACGCTGGGCATGATACCTGGGAGAGCTTGAAAGACATCAATCTGCTGATCGGCAAGGGCGGTTTGAACTCCTACTATCAGTGGATGATTGCCGAGTTTGGTTTTTCCGCAGATCAGGTTCGTCCCTATACATATAACTCCGCGCCTTTCCTTGCCGACAAGGACCTCGGTCAGCAGGGCTATATTACGTCAGAGCCCTTCGCGATTGAAAAAGAGGGTGGTTTCAAGCCGAACATCTTCCTGATTGCTGACTACGGCTATGACAGCTATGGCACGACCGTCGAGACACGCACCGAGCTGATCGAAAACAAGCCGGAGGTGGTGAAGTGCTTTGTTGACGGTTCCGCACTCGGCTGGGTTAATTTCCTTTATGGTGACAACGCCAAGGCTCTGGAGTTGATCAAGAAAGACAACCCTGGCATGTCTGATGAGCAGCTCGCGTTTTCAATCGAGAAAATGAAGGAATACGGCATCGTCGATTCTGGTGACAGCCTCACCATGGGAATCGGTGCGATGACCGACGAGCGCAACAAATCGTTCTTTGACAAGATGGTTGAAGCTGGCGTTGTGAGCGCCGATGTTGATGTAAGCAAGGCCTACACGCTGGAATTTGTGAACGCAGGTGTTGGCGTCGATCTCAAAAAGAAGCTGGCCGGTAACTGA
- a CDS encoding NAD(P)H-dependent oxidoreductase, with the protein MRALVVYCHPCPESFNGSVLATTVETLKSAGHDVRVSDLYADGFDPVMSAEERRGYHTPESNVTPVAKHVDDIRWCEMIVFVYPTWWFGLPAMLKGWFDRVWVPHVTFEMPTADLGMKPKMQHIGRIAIVTTCGATWWISKLIGEPGRKTILRGMRALCAPRCKTLYLAHYKMDSSTEQTRSNYLAKIRQRLAAF; encoded by the coding sequence ATGCGCGCGCTCGTTGTCTACTGCCATCCTTGCCCCGAAAGCTTCAACGGTTCAGTGCTTGCAACAACAGTTGAGACCCTGAAATCGGCGGGACATGACGTCAGAGTCAGTGACCTCTATGCCGACGGGTTCGACCCGGTGATGAGCGCTGAGGAACGACGCGGCTATCACACTCCAGAGAGCAACGTGACGCCGGTGGCAAAACACGTCGATGATATTCGCTGGTGCGAAATGATTGTCTTCGTCTACCCGACCTGGTGGTTTGGCCTGCCCGCGATGCTGAAGGGGTGGTTTGACCGGGTTTGGGTGCCGCATGTGACCTTCGAAATGCCGACGGCAGACCTGGGCATGAAACCAAAGATGCAACACATCGGACGTATTGCGATCGTGACCACTTGCGGTGCGACCTGGTGGATCTCCAAGCTGATTGGTGAGCCTGGGCGCAAGACGATCCTGCGCGGTATGCGCGCCTTGTGCGCTCCGCGTTGCAAGACGCTCTATCTTGCGCACTACAAGATGGATTCATCGACCGAGCAGACACGATCCAATTACCTGGCTAAAATTCGTCAACGCTTGGCGGCATTTTGA